The proteins below are encoded in one region of Scleropages formosus chromosome 19, fSclFor1.1, whole genome shotgun sequence:
- the krt18a.1 gene encoding keratin, type I cytoskeletal 18: MSFKSSSYFSQSSSRVPSAYVSINRSAATPVMRAASIHGGAGGHGARISSASYSGVQSRVTPVSASSSFQVSISGDAGGIMGNEKVAMQNLNDRLASYLETVRNLEQANNKLEIKIREALEKRGPDVHDYSRYNAILDDLRKKVFDATVDNARLVLQIDNARLAADDFRVKYESELSIRQSVEADIAGLRKVIDDTNIGRMNLESEIETLKEELIFLKKNHESDVQDLRNQIAQSGVQVDVDAPKGQDLTQIMAEMRAKYEKMAQKNQEELKAWHESQISEVQVQVTQNTEALQGARTEVNDLRRQLQTLEIDLESQKNLKASLEGTLRETELRYNMEIEKYNTIILQLEAELMQLRNNIQQQTQEYEALLNLKMKLEAEIATYKRLLDGGDFKLQDALDDQKTIKTKVMTVTQTLVDGKVVSSTTETKERST, translated from the exons ATGAGTTTCAAATCCAGCAGCTACTTTTCGCAGTCCTCCAGCCGAGTGCCCTCAGCATATGTCAGCATAAACCGTTCTGCGGCTACCCCTGTCATGCGGGCCGCCAGTATCCATGGTGGTGCGGGAGGCCACGGGGCTCGCATTTCTTCTGCCTCTTACTCAGGGGTCCAAAGCCGTGTGACCCCTGTTTCCGCGTCCTCCTCCTTCCAGGTGAGCATTAGCGGCGATGCAGGTGGCATCATGGGCAACGAGAAGGTGGCCATGCAGAACTTGAACGACCGGCTGGCCTCCTACCTGGAGACTGTGCGCAACCTGGAGCAGGCCAACAACAAGTTGGAGATCAAGATCCGGGAGGCCCTGGAGAAGCGTGGTCCTGATGTCCATGACTACAGCCGCTACAATGCCATCTTGGATGATCTGCGCAAGAAG GTATTTGACGCGACTGTGGACAATGCCCGCCTCGTACTCCAGATTGACAATGCCCGTTTGGCTGCCGATGACTTCAGAGTGAA GTATGAGTCTGAGTTGTCCATCCGCCAGTCAGTGGAGGCTGACATTGCAGGCTTGAGAAAGGTGATTGATGACACCAACATCGGTCGCATGAACCTGGAGAGCGAGATCGAGACTCTCAAGGAGGAGCTGATCTTCCTCAAGAAGAATCATGAAAGT GATGTTCAGGATCTGCGAAACCAGATAGCTCAGTCAGGTGTGCAGGTAGATGTAGATGCTCCAAAGGGACAGGATCTCACACAGATCATGGCGGAGATGAGGGCAAAGTATGAGAAGATGGCACAAAAGAATCAGGAAGAGCTGAAAGCTTGGCATGAAAGTCAG ATCTCAGAGGTGCAGGTACAGgtgacacaaaacacagaggCTCTCCAGGGGGCACGTACAGAAGTGAATGACTTGCGCAGACAGCTACAGACACTGGAGATTGATCTGGAGTCACAGAAAAATTTG AAAGCTTCCCTGGAGGGCACCTTGAGAGAAACAGAGCTACGCTACAACATGGAGATTGAGAAGTACAACACCATCATCTTGCAGCTGGAGGCCGAGCTCATGCAGCTGCGCAACAATATTCAGCAGCAGACACAGGAGTATGAGGCACTGCTCAACTTAAAGATGAAGCTGGAGGCTGAGATTGCCACCTACAAGAGGCTGCTGGATGGTGGAGACTTCAA ACTCCAAGATGCCCTGGATGACCAAAAGACCATCAAGACCAAAGTGATGACAGTCACACAGACCCTGGTGGATGGGAAGGTGGTATCCTCAACCACAGAGACCAAGGAAAGGTCAACATAA